One window of the Zea mays cultivar B73 chromosome 3, Zm-B73-REFERENCE-NAM-5.0, whole genome shotgun sequence genome contains the following:
- the LOC103649764 gene encoding uncharacterized protein LOC103649764 translates to MMRGDDEYRYQQQHGPGGGAPHGLIMAVVVGLVVAGPLFLGDGGEAVTSAVADLLGPTGLLLLPVGLVLVIRVLSSDRGAAALAGALSLGGSPDSVHRVGGSPVGVALALALIAALLYYRSALFGGGGGDDE, encoded by the coding sequence ATGATGCGGGGCGATGACGAGTACCGGTACCAGCAGCAGCACGGCCCCGGCGGCGGCGCGCCGCACGGCCTGATCATGGCGGTGGTGGTGGGGCTGGTGGTGGCGGGCCCGCTGTTCCTGGGCGACGGCGGCGAGGCGGTCACGTCCGCCGTGGCGGACCTGCTCGGCCCCACGGGCCTGCTCCTGCTCCCCGTCGGCCTCGTCCTCGTCATCCGCGTCCTCTCCTCCGACCGCGGCGCCGCCGCGCTCGCCGGCGCCCTCTCCCTCGGCGGCTCCCCGGACTCCGTGCACCGCGTCGGCGGCTCGCCCGTCGGGGTCGCGCTCGCGCTCGCGCTCATCGCCGCCCTCCTCTACTACAGGTCGGCGCtattcggcggcggcggcggcgacgacgagtAG